In Anaerolineae bacterium, the following proteins share a genomic window:
- a CDS encoding TlpA family protein disulfide reductase — translation MRPDWRPPFLRSLLFLLGMALAVVVGNRLLHTGARPVVGYPAPTWELKDLQGHPVKLADFRLRPVLVNFWAVWCPPCRAEMPLLDRLARQRTDVAVVAVDVGDGAQDTRAFLAAQGLTPPVALDTQGAVATRYGVHGLPTTFFLDAQGIVRFVHIGALDEDTLRQGLTAVGVAP, via the coding sequence ATGCGTCCCGATTGGCGCCCCCCTTTCCTGCGGAGCCTGCTCTTCCTTCTGGGCATGGCTTTGGCCGTGGTGGTGGGCAACCGCCTGCTGCACACCGGCGCGCGGCCCGTGGTGGGCTACCCCGCCCCCACCTGGGAACTGAAAGACCTCCAGGGGCATCCGGTAAAGTTGGCCGACTTCCGTCTGCGCCCCGTGCTGGTGAACTTCTGGGCCGTGTGGTGCCCGCCCTGCCGTGCGGAGATGCCTTTGCTCGACCGCCTGGCCCGCCAGCGCACCGATGTGGCCGTCGTCGCCGTAGATGTGGGCGATGGGGCGCAGGACACTCGCGCCTTTCTCGCCGCGCAAGGGCTCACCCCGCCCGTGGCGCTGGACACCCAAGGCGCCGTCGCCACCCGCTACGGCGTCCATGGACTTCCAACCACCTTCTTCCTCGATGCGCAAGGCATTGTCCGCTTTGTCCATATCGGCGCCCTCGACGAAGACACCCTGCGCCAAGGGCTCACCGCTGTTGGAGTCGCCCCATGA
- a CDS encoding cytochrome c biogenesis protein CcdA, producing the protein MQVTAGLAFLAGLLSFLSPCVLPLVPAYIGYLGGMAIGAQDEETPVSRGRVFIHGLAFVLGFSAVFVLLGVGASALGGALYDLRFWLARIGGLIVIIFGIHTIGIYRIPFLEQDLRPEMEVEGKGLLSSALMGVLFSAGWSPCVGPVLGAILTLSLQGGSVAQGALLLSVYSAGLAVPFLLTALALEPVAKLIRRYSRVSRIAEIVMGVLLVIVGVMLLTGTFARLAQLGNFFDFGL; encoded by the coding sequence ATGCAAGTCACCGCAGGTTTGGCTTTTCTGGCGGGTCTGCTTTCTTTCCTCTCGCCCTGCGTGCTGCCGCTGGTACCGGCCTACATCGGCTATCTGGGCGGGATGGCCATCGGGGCTCAGGACGAGGAAACCCCGGTCTCGCGCGGTCGGGTGTTCATCCACGGCCTGGCCTTCGTGCTGGGGTTCAGCGCCGTGTTCGTGCTCCTGGGCGTGGGGGCCTCGGCTCTGGGCGGCGCCCTGTATGACCTGCGCTTCTGGCTGGCCCGCATCGGCGGCCTGATCGTCATCATCTTTGGCATCCACACCATCGGCATCTACCGCATCCCCTTCCTGGAACAGGACCTGCGGCCCGAGATGGAGGTGGAAGGCAAAGGGCTGCTCTCCTCGGCGCTGATGGGCGTGCTCTTTTCGGCGGGCTGGTCGCCCTGCGTGGGGCCGGTGCTGGGCGCCATTCTCACCCTCTCGCTGCAAGGCGGCTCGGTGGCTCAGGGCGCGCTTTTGCTCAGCGTGTACTCCGCGGGCCTGGCCGTGCCTTTCCTGCTGACCGCCCTGGCGCTGGAGCCGGTGGCAAAACTCATCCGCCGCTACAGCCGCGTCTCCCGCATCGCCGAAATCGTCATGGGTGTGCTGCTGGTCATCGTGGGCGTGATGCTGCTCACGGGCACCTTCGCGCGCCTGGCTCAACTGGGTAACTTCTTCGACTTCGGGCTGTAA
- a CDS encoding L,D-transpeptidase, protein MMLSRRDFLKLAVLGLGTVALRPLSQLLPWQTFPEDTPLGRVCVGGKVEAKVRPDVDAPTATVLYEDAVVTWQREVVGRNPYRVSQRFVETEKGYVWAPYLQPVRFRPNKPLQRFPYAAEGMWVEVSVPYVDIILDNPPARSPWLKHTSRPRLYYSQILWANAIRTDENGLVWYRVGDRYGSYGDWFWARAEAFRPITPEELTPISPEVEDKRIVVNVTYQTLSCYEGGSEVYFCRVSTGARFNAAGQAVDKWATPLGTYPIWRKLVSVHMSGGSTGGGYDLPGIGWTSLFADNGVAIHSTFWHNNFGVPMSHGCVNTRPEDALWVFRWTAPSVPYDPGDVTVSMPGGTKITVIEGLG, encoded by the coding sequence ATGATGCTTTCTCGCCGCGATTTTCTCAAACTGGCCGTCCTGGGGCTGGGCACGGTGGCGCTGCGCCCACTGAGCCAGCTGCTCCCCTGGCAAACCTTTCCCGAGGACACGCCCTTGGGACGCGTGTGCGTCGGCGGCAAGGTGGAAGCCAAGGTACGCCCCGATGTGGACGCGCCGACGGCCACTGTGCTTTACGAGGATGCTGTGGTGACCTGGCAGCGGGAAGTGGTGGGCCGCAACCCTTATCGCGTCAGTCAGCGTTTCGTGGAGACCGAGAAAGGCTATGTCTGGGCGCCCTATCTGCAGCCGGTGCGCTTTCGGCCCAACAAGCCCTTGCAGCGGTTCCCCTACGCCGCGGAGGGGATGTGGGTGGAAGTGAGCGTGCCCTATGTGGACATCATCCTGGACAACCCACCCGCACGCTCGCCCTGGCTCAAGCACACCTCGCGGCCACGCCTGTATTACAGCCAAATCCTTTGGGCCAATGCCATCCGCACCGACGAAAACGGGCTGGTGTGGTACCGCGTGGGCGACCGCTACGGCAGTTACGGCGACTGGTTCTGGGCCCGGGCCGAAGCCTTCCGCCCCATCACCCCGGAAGAGTTGACCCCTATCTCCCCCGAGGTGGAAGACAAGCGCATCGTGGTCAATGTGACCTACCAGACGCTCTCGTGTTACGAAGGTGGGAGCGAGGTGTACTTTTGCCGCGTGTCCACCGGGGCCAGGTTCAACGCCGCCGGGCAGGCGGTGGACAAGTGGGCGACCCCTCTGGGCACCTACCCCATCTGGCGCAAACTGGTCAGCGTCCACATGAGCGGCGGGTCCACCGGCGGGGGGTACGATTTGCCCGGCATCGGCTGGACCTCCCTCTTCGCCGACAATGGCGTCGCCATCCACAGCACCTTCTGGCACAACAACTTCGGCGTGCCCATGTCCCACGGCTGCGTGAACACCCGGCCCGAAGATGCGCTGTGGGTCTTTCGCTGGACGGCCCCTTCCGTGCCCTACGATCCGGGGGATGTCACGGTGAGCATGCCCGGCGGCACGAAGATCACCGTGATCGAGGGGCTAGGTTGA
- a CDS encoding dCTP deaminase, with protein sequence MGLKPDHWIRKMALEHGMIEPFVDRQVQTGVISYGLSSYGYDIRVADEFKIFTNVFSSVVDPKGFDPRSMVDFKGNVCIIPPNSFALARSVEYFRIPRNVLTICLGKSTYARCGIIVNVTPFEPEWEGYVTLEISNTTPLPAKIYANEGIAQVLFFEADEECEISYADKKGKYQRQQGIVLPRMLRETD encoded by the coding sequence ATGGGCCTCAAACCCGACCATTGGATCCGCAAAATGGCTTTGGAGCATGGCATGATCGAGCCCTTTGTCGACCGTCAGGTCCAGACCGGTGTCATCTCCTACGGGCTATCGTCCTACGGCTACGACATCCGCGTGGCCGACGAGTTCAAGATTTTCACCAACGTGTTCTCCAGCGTGGTGGACCCCAAAGGCTTCGACCCGCGCTCCATGGTGGACTTCAAGGGTAATGTGTGCATCATCCCGCCCAACTCCTTCGCCCTGGCCCGCTCGGTGGAATACTTCCGTATCCCGCGCAATGTGTTGACCATTTGTCTGGGCAAAAGCACCTACGCCCGTTGCGGCATCATCGTCAATGTCACGCCCTTCGAGCCGGAGTGGGAAGGGTATGTCACCTTGGAAATCTCCAACACCACGCCTTTACCCGCCAAAATCTACGCCAACGAAGGCATTGCCCAGGTGCTCTTTTTCGAGGCTGACGAGGAGTGCGAAATCTCCTACGCCGACAAGAAGGGCAAGTATCAGCGCCAACAGGGCATCGTGCTGCCCCGGATGCTACGGGAAACGGACTGA
- a CDS encoding acyltransferase, translating to MSLTTPRPAPLRRIPALDGVRGVAILMVVAYHYVAIPIHQSPSPLLQWLRHLLSRGGTGVDLFFVLSGFLIGRILLHHREAPNYYRVFYLRRIARIFPAYYELLLLFLGLRWLAHHAPFLNLDPTLFANPLPLEAYLIYGQNLAMILHGTFGNEFLAITWSLAIEEQFYLFLPWLVRVTSPRRFPWVALGFLGLPLLLRRTLGGDGKFYGFMFTPWRFDALFFGVLLAVLESRARLSARWKKVLPWVFLLLTGRYFYLSFSEPLGSTNHLFFNALLYATLLAWILSEEQGRLARLLQKAWLRKIGMISYGIYLFHQLVNGLLHAWIFHQPPRFQDLPSIGVTLLAAGVTYGIAWVNYHLLEKRFINWGHRWRYVPPARNPDVERVPLA from the coding sequence TTGTCCTTGACCACGCCACGCCCAGCCCCACTGCGCCGCATCCCAGCCCTGGACGGCGTCCGTGGGGTCGCCATCCTGATGGTGGTCGCCTATCATTATGTGGCGATTCCCATCCATCAAAGCCCTTCCCCGCTGCTCCAATGGCTACGCCACCTGCTGAGCCGAGGGGGCACAGGGGTGGACCTCTTTTTCGTGCTTTCAGGTTTTCTCATCGGGCGCATCCTTCTCCACCACCGGGAAGCTCCAAACTACTACCGCGTGTTCTACCTCCGGCGCATCGCACGGATTTTCCCTGCCTACTACGAACTTCTGCTCCTCTTCCTGGGCTTACGCTGGTTGGCCCACCACGCCCCTTTTCTGAACTTGGACCCAACCCTCTTCGCCAACCCCCTTCCCTTGGAAGCCTACCTAATTTATGGGCAAAATCTGGCCATGATTCTGCACGGCACCTTTGGGAACGAATTTCTCGCCATCACCTGGTCCCTGGCCATTGAAGAACAGTTCTACTTGTTCCTTCCCTGGCTGGTACGCGTCACCTCCCCCAGACGCTTCCCCTGGGTTGCGCTCGGTTTTTTGGGACTCCCCCTCTTGTTACGCCGCACCCTGGGTGGAGACGGGAAATTCTATGGCTTCATGTTCACCCCATGGCGGTTCGACGCCCTGTTCTTCGGCGTGCTGTTGGCGGTTCTCGAATCCCGCGCCCGCCTCTCAGCCCGGTGGAAAAAGGTCCTACCCTGGGTTTTCCTCCTCCTGACAGGCCGCTACTTTTACCTCTCCTTCTCCGAACCGTTGGGGAGCACCAACCACCTTTTCTTCAACGCCCTCCTCTATGCCACCCTTCTGGCGTGGATCCTCAGCGAAGAACAGGGCAGACTGGCTCGCCTGCTCCAGAAAGCCTGGCTACGCAAGATAGGCATGATTTCATACGGCATCTACCTCTTCCATCAACTCGTCAACGGCCTGCTTCACGCCTGGATATTCCATCAGCCCCCCCGATTCCAAGACCTGCCTTCTATCGGGGTCACCCTGCTGGCGGCCGGGGTGACCTACGGCATTGCCTGGGTGAATTATCACCTGCTGGAAAAGCGCTTCATCAACTGGGGCCACCGCTGGCGATACGTTCCGCCCGCCCGTAACCCGGACGTGGAACGCGTGCCCCTCGCCTAG